The [Bacillus] selenitireducens MLS10 genome includes a region encoding these proteins:
- a CDS encoding ABC transporter ATP-binding protein yields the protein MLNLDRVNLTFNEGTLDEKHALQDINLTMEEGEFLTIIGSNGAGKSTMMNVISGSLLPDVGDVLIGDKPVTHLPEYKRSRMIGRVFQDPMAGTAPSMTIEENLAMAYSRNKTRTLRFGVTKKRKQLFREYLATLQLGLEDRLSAKVGLLSGGERQALSLLMATFTEPELLLLDEHTAALDPSRAELITNLTDEIVKSFNLTTLMVTHNMQQALDLGNRLIMMDKGQIILDVKGSEKDRLTVEKLLQEFQHIRGKQMEASDKAVLG from the coding sequence ATGTTAAACCTTGATCGCGTTAACCTCACATTCAATGAAGGGACACTGGATGAGAAACACGCCCTGCAGGATATCAATCTGACGATGGAAGAGGGGGAATTCCTCACCATCATCGGCAGTAACGGCGCCGGTAAATCGACGATGATGAATGTCATCTCCGGCAGCCTTCTGCCGGACGTCGGGGATGTGCTGATTGGCGATAAACCGGTGACGCATCTGCCCGAATACAAACGCTCACGCATGATCGGGCGCGTCTTTCAGGACCCGATGGCCGGCACAGCCCCTTCCATGACCATCGAAGAGAATCTGGCCATGGCCTATTCGAGAAACAAAACCCGCACGCTGCGGTTTGGTGTCACGAAAAAACGGAAACAGCTGTTTCGGGAATACCTGGCTACGCTCCAGCTCGGTCTTGAAGACCGGCTGTCTGCCAAAGTCGGCCTCCTCTCCGGCGGTGAACGTCAGGCGCTGTCTCTGTTGATGGCCACGTTCACGGAACCGGAACTGCTTCTTCTTGATGAGCATACCGCCGCACTCGATCCGTCGAGAGCCGAGCTGATCACCAATCTGACCGACGAAATCGTCAAGTCATTCAATCTGACGACCCTGATGGTCACCCATAATATGCAACAGGCACTCGATCTTGGTAACCGTCTGATCATGATGGACAAAGGCCAGATCATCCTCGACGTCAAAGGATCCGAAAAAGACCGCCTGACCGTAGAGAAATTGCTCCAGGAATTCCAGCACATTCGCGGCAAACAGATGGAAGCGTCGGATAAAGCCGTGCTCGGTTGA
- a CDS encoding ABC transporter permease translates to MFISTFGAVESGLIYALMALGVYLSFRVLDFPDLTVDGSFVTGAAVAAVMIVNGQSPVLATAVAIAAGFLAGSVTGLLHTKGKINPLLSGILMMIALYSINLRIMGRSNVPLLNESTFFTQVREFWASSGLDGFFNSLLGSTGVSATPRTWGILFTGLLIIIIVKLLLDFFLKTEVGLAVRATGDNKKMIRSFSANTDHLYIIGLGLSNALVAFSGALIAQVGGFADVGMGIGMIIIGLASVIIGEALFGTKTIARVTFAVIGGAVIYRIVVTLALRVDFLDTGDMKLITALIVIAALVTPKVLESRRDNQRRKRKRQALAQASIHLASHGGK, encoded by the coding sequence ATGTTTATTTCAACCTTCGGTGCTGTCGAATCCGGCCTCATCTATGCACTCATGGCCCTCGGGGTCTATCTGTCGTTCCGGGTTTTGGATTTTCCCGATCTGACCGTGGACGGCAGCTTCGTCACCGGGGCTGCCGTGGCTGCCGTCATGATTGTCAACGGACAGTCACCGGTTCTCGCTACGGCCGTCGCCATCGCTGCAGGCTTTCTCGCAGGCTCCGTCACAGGACTCCTCCATACAAAGGGCAAAATCAATCCGCTGCTCTCCGGGATCCTGATGATGATTGCCCTTTATTCCATCAATTTACGCATCATGGGACGGTCAAATGTCCCGCTCTTAAACGAATCCACGTTCTTCACACAAGTCCGGGAGTTCTGGGCGTCATCCGGCCTCGACGGCTTCTTTAACAGCCTACTCGGTTCAACAGGCGTAAGTGCCACACCGAGGACCTGGGGGATCCTGTTTACCGGTTTATTGATCATTATCATCGTCAAGCTCCTCCTCGACTTCTTCCTGAAAACAGAAGTCGGCCTTGCCGTCAGGGCCACCGGCGACAACAAAAAAATGATCCGCAGCTTTTCAGCCAATACGGATCATCTCTATATTATCGGGCTCGGCCTCTCCAACGCCCTTGTCGCTTTTTCCGGAGCCCTGATTGCTCAGGTTGGCGGTTTTGCCGACGTCGGCATGGGAATCGGGATGATCATCATCGGCCTCGCATCCGTCATCATCGGAGAAGCGCTGTTTGGCACGAAAACCATCGCAAGAGTGACCTTCGCCGTTATCGGCGGTGCCGTCATTTACCGGATCGTCGTCACCCTCGCCCTGCGGGTCGATTTTCTCGATACGGGTGATATGAAGCTGATTACGGCACTCATTGTGATCGCAGCACTCGTCACTCCAAAAGTACTCGAATCAAGAAGAGACAACCAGCGGCGAAAACGAAAACGCCAGGCGTTAGCCCAGGCATCCATACACCTGGCCAGTCACGGAGGGAAATGA
- a CDS encoding ABC transporter substrate-binding protein — protein MKKLGKIATGTALAGLLALSACGNEENAEEVDAGSADNDNNAAETNGETEANHNEADDEAFRIGATQIVEHPSLDAAFDGFKEALSDHGFIEGENVTYDFQSAQGDQNNTSSIANNFVADEVDLIFANSTPSAQGALQATDDIPIIFTSVTDAIGAGLIEALDQPGDNITGVMDLHPESIEMTVDFIDQYFEGANVGLIYNSGEQNSVAQIEAVEAAIEGTSLESSSRSVSTSAEVQQAAESLVGTADVFFIVTDNTVVSALEVVVDTANSYSIPMIVGEPDSLERGGFATFGIDYFSIGYRSGEMAAEILSGDATTADIHAEYPADMQLFINRDHAEAQGVSWHEDWDTDAEFLD, from the coding sequence ATGAAGAAACTGGGGAAAATTGCAACAGGGACCGCACTGGCAGGTTTGCTCGCGTTGAGCGCATGCGGAAATGAGGAAAACGCAGAAGAAGTGGATGCCGGCAGCGCGGACAATGACAATAACGCCGCCGAAACCAATGGCGAAACGGAAGCAAACCATAACGAAGCGGACGACGAGGCGTTTCGCATCGGTGCGACTCAGATCGTCGAGCACCCTTCCCTCGACGCCGCCTTTGACGGCTTTAAAGAAGCGCTGAGTGATCACGGCTTTATCGAAGGTGAGAATGTCACCTACGATTTCCAGAGCGCCCAGGGTGATCAGAACAACACCTCATCCATTGCCAATAATTTTGTCGCGGATGAGGTGGATTTGATTTTTGCCAACTCCACTCCGAGTGCACAGGGCGCCTTGCAGGCGACTGATGATATCCCGATCATCTTCACCTCCGTGACAGACGCCATCGGCGCAGGCCTGATCGAAGCCCTTGATCAGCCAGGGGACAATATCACAGGTGTGATGGACCTCCATCCGGAATCCATCGAGATGACCGTCGACTTTATTGATCAGTACTTTGAAGGGGCGAATGTCGGCCTGATCTACAACTCCGGCGAACAGAACTCCGTCGCCCAGATCGAAGCTGTGGAAGCGGCTATTGAGGGGACGAGCCTTGAGTCGAGCTCACGAAGCGTCTCCACGTCTGCCGAGGTGCAACAGGCCGCCGAATCACTCGTCGGAACGGCTGATGTGTTCTTTATCGTAACAGACAACACGGTCGTATCCGCCCTTGAAGTCGTAGTGGACACTGCCAACAGCTACAGCATTCCCATGATCGTCGGTGAGCCGGATTCCCTTGAACGGGGCGGATTTGCGACGTTCGGGATCGATTACTTTTCCATCGGCTACCGCTCCGGTGAAATGGCTGCGGAGATTTTGAGCGGAGATGCGACAACGGCTGATATTCATGCCGAGTATCCGGCTGATATGCAGCTCTTTATCAATCGTGACCATGCGGAAGCGCAGGGTGTTTCGTGGCATGAAGACTGGGACACTGACGCTGAATTTCTCGATTAA
- a CDS encoding peroxiredoxin — MGENMEHQEKEVVSLPRIGDQAPAFEAETTHGTLQLDDFKGSWVILFSHPADFTPVCTTEFIAFQEIADDLRALNTELLGLSVDSVHSHIAWVRNVKEKMGVELTFPIIADLNKDVAKKYGMIMPGESTTETSRAVFVIDDKQIVRAVIYYPLSTGRNMPEILRLVKGLQTTDEKGLATPANWEPGDKAIVPPPMTQEEAEERANDPAYECVDWYFCKKDVD; from the coding sequence ATGGGCGAAAACATGGAGCATCAGGAGAAGGAAGTAGTATCATTACCGAGAATCGGTGATCAGGCGCCTGCATTTGAAGCGGAGACGACGCACGGTACGCTGCAACTTGATGATTTTAAAGGGTCCTGGGTCATCTTATTCTCACATCCGGCGGATTTCACGCCTGTGTGCACGACAGAATTTATTGCCTTTCAGGAAATTGCCGATGATCTGAGAGCATTGAACACGGAATTGCTCGGCCTCAGTGTCGACAGTGTTCATTCCCATATCGCGTGGGTACGGAACGTGAAAGAAAAAATGGGTGTGGAACTGACATTCCCAATTATTGCCGACCTCAATAAAGACGTTGCGAAGAAATACGGCATGATTATGCCGGGTGAATCCACAACGGAAACGTCCCGTGCGGTGTTTGTTATTGATGATAAGCAGATCGTGCGTGCTGTGATCTATTATCCATTGTCCACTGGACGAAACATGCCGGAAATCCTGCGACTTGTGAAAGGTCTTCAGACTACCGATGAAAAAGGACTGGCTACGCCTGCAAACTGGGAGCCGGGGGACAAAGCGATTGTACCGCCGCCAATGACGCAGGAGGAAGCGGAAGAACGTGCGAATGACCCGGCCTATGAATGTGTGGACTGGTACTTCTGCAAGAAGGACGTTGACTGA
- a CDS encoding chromate transporter: MEREIVPAGLLTESEFLAGYGAAQAVPGPLFTFASYLGMAIDGVSGALIATVAIFTPAFLLLLGVLPIWVKIQQAPQMRAAVWGVNAAVVGILAAALYSPVFTSAVVTAGDMAFAAFLFMLLVYWKRPAWLVVIIGIAGGLVFYGA; encoded by the coding sequence TTGGAGCGGGAAATTGTCCCAGCGGGCCTCCTGACAGAATCCGAGTTCCTCGCAGGCTACGGGGCAGCACAGGCTGTACCGGGACCGCTCTTCACCTTTGCAAGCTATCTCGGGATGGCCATTGACGGCGTCAGCGGGGCATTGATTGCCACCGTCGCCATCTTCACGCCCGCCTTTCTTCTCCTTCTCGGCGTCCTGCCGATTTGGGTGAAGATCCAGCAGGCGCCGCAGATGCGGGCGGCGGTCTGGGGCGTCAATGCAGCGGTTGTCGGCATACTTGCCGCTGCGCTCTACAGTCCGGTGTTCACGTCTGCGGTGGTCACGGCAGGAGACATGGCCTTTGCCGCCTTTCTCTTCATGCTCCTCGTTTACTGGAAGCGCCCTGCTTGGCTCGTTGTGATCATCGGCATCGCAGGAGGACTCGTGTTCTACGGGGCATAA
- a CDS encoding chromate transporter produces MWKSIKKNPQIKTKKQPDSRLFFHEEYVNRRHWLTEKQYADLVALCQFLPGPASSQVGIGIGMVKGGVIGGFVSFIGFTTPSVLLLMGVAAGFQQQGLIDLGIIDGLKIVAVAVVAHALLGMGKNLAPDPERATIAGLGFITVLLVPEVWIQVAVILIAGIIG; encoded by the coding sequence ATGTGGAAGTCGATCAAGAAGAATCCGCAAATAAAGACGAAAAAACAGCCTGATTCAAGGCTGTTTTTTCATGAAGAATACGTCAATCGGCGGCATTGGCTTACCGAAAAGCAGTACGCCGATCTCGTCGCGCTCTGTCAGTTCCTTCCGGGTCCCGCTTCGAGCCAGGTCGGAATCGGGATCGGGATGGTCAAAGGCGGTGTCATCGGCGGATTCGTTTCCTTTATCGGGTTCACCACCCCGTCTGTGCTTCTCTTAATGGGTGTCGCTGCCGGCTTTCAGCAACAGGGCCTGATTGACCTCGGGATCATTGACGGATTGAAAATCGTCGCCGTTGCCGTCGTCGCCCACGCACTTCTCGGCATGGGCAAGAACCTCGCACCGGACCCGGAGCGGGCCACGATTGCAGGGCTCGGCTTTATCACCGTACTCCTGGTGCCGGAAGTGTGGATCCAGGTCGCCGTCATCCTCATTGCCGGAATCATCGGGTGA
- a CDS encoding BCCT family transporter, whose translation MSISNQIDRPVALMSGGALVLFVLASMMSAEGTGAAVSSAFSFSATYFGMFWQLLMLGTFAVAIGIAVSKYGKVRLGKLDQPEMSYFKWISIIMCTLLAGGGVFWAAAEPMFHFTDTPPMYPGVEAGTEAAVIPALSQSFMHWGFLAWAILGTLGAVVMMYAHYHKGMPLKSRSLLYPVFGEKIMKNSLLGTAADTFSIIAVAAGTIGPIGFLGLQAAYGFESLFGIPNTFIVQMLIIVGLITIASISAVTGVHRGIQFLSRFNVIFTFGLIILVLILGPGAFIMNQFVGSYGVYLSDFLSTSLYRGDAGWLSFWTVFFWGWFIGYGPMMAIFISRISRGRSIRELVLAVAIIAPIVTNFWFSVVGGSGIFFELANPGSVSDALTSGAMPAAMIAIVTQLPFGTLMAFAFLFVTIIFVATTSDSMSYTISMAITGSDSPSGKMRVFWASVMGAVAISLLYIGESSVDALQSFIVVTAVPVSLLLLPLLWTAPKVAKELARDQAVQEEDVEVDQEESANKDEKTA comes from the coding sequence ATGTCTATATCCAATCAAATCGACCGACCTGTTGCGCTGATGAGCGGCGGCGCACTGGTTCTGTTTGTCCTGGCATCCATGATGTCCGCCGAAGGAACCGGAGCTGCAGTCAGCTCGGCTTTTTCCTTTTCGGCTACCTACTTCGGCATGTTCTGGCAGCTGTTAATGCTCGGTACATTTGCCGTTGCCATCGGCATTGCCGTCAGTAAATACGGCAAAGTCCGGCTCGGCAAGCTCGATCAGCCGGAAATGAGTTACTTTAAATGGATCTCCATTATTATGTGTACCCTGCTCGCCGGTGGCGGTGTGTTTTGGGCGGCCGCCGAACCGATGTTTCACTTTACGGATACGCCGCCAATGTATCCGGGAGTTGAGGCCGGAACCGAAGCCGCCGTCATTCCGGCACTGTCGCAATCGTTTATGCACTGGGGCTTTCTCGCCTGGGCCATTCTCGGTACCCTTGGTGCCGTCGTCATGATGTATGCCCATTACCATAAAGGCATGCCACTGAAGTCGCGATCGCTTCTCTATCCGGTTTTCGGTGAGAAGATTATGAAGAACAGCCTCCTCGGAACCGCCGCAGACACCTTTTCGATCATTGCCGTTGCTGCGGGGACGATCGGTCCAATCGGTTTTCTCGGACTCCAGGCCGCTTATGGGTTTGAGTCCCTGTTCGGCATTCCGAATACGTTCATCGTACAGATGCTGATCATTGTCGGACTGATCACCATTGCGTCGATCTCAGCCGTGACAGGCGTGCACCGCGGCATCCAGTTTTTAAGCCGTTTCAACGTCATTTTCACCTTCGGGCTGATTATTCTGGTCCTGATATTGGGGCCCGGAGCCTTTATCATGAATCAGTTTGTCGGAAGCTATGGCGTCTATCTGTCTGATTTTCTCTCCACCAGTCTGTACCGCGGAGATGCGGGTTGGCTGTCCTTTTGGACCGTCTTCTTCTGGGGCTGGTTTATCGGCTACGGGCCAATGATGGCCATCTTTATCAGCCGGATTTCAAGAGGCCGTTCCATACGCGAACTCGTCCTGGCCGTCGCCATTATTGCACCGATCGTCACGAATTTCTGGTTTTCCGTTGTCGGCGGTTCAGGGATTTTCTTCGAACTGGCCAACCCCGGATCCGTGTCGGACGCACTCACTTCCGGCGCTATGCCGGCAGCCATGATCGCAATTGTCACACAGCTGCCCTTCGGCACGCTTATGGCTTTTGCATTCCTGTTCGTCACGATTATCTTTGTCGCAACGACGAGTGACTCCATGTCCTATACGATCTCGATGGCGATTACCGGAAGCGATTCGCCGTCCGGTAAGATGCGCGTCTTTTGGGCAAGCGTAATGGGCGCCGTCGCCATCAGCCTTCTCTATATCGGAGAAAGCAGCGTCGATGCCCTTCAGTCCTTCATCGTCGTCACGGCCGTCCCTGTCTCCCTCTTACTGTTGCCGCTTCTCTGGACCGCTCCGAAAGTGGCCAAAGAACTGGCCAGGGATCAGGCGGTTCAAGAGGAAGATGTGGAAGTCGATCAAGAAGAATCCGCAAATAAAGACGAAAAAACAGCCTGA
- a CDS encoding DUF418 domain-containing protein: MRIYDYNLMLGSYVMIMPMILGMFLLGMYAAKQDLHKQLTEKLPHIKKIWWITLVLGLPFNVLLTHAYFHQGGADVDGFMLLYYTGTSIGGPLLAIFYITSIVLLMQRPAWNRRLQLLAPTGRMALTNYLTHSVVMTVIFYNYGLGLYGEIGPAVWWLMAFVLFSIQIFFSRWWMSRFRFGPAEWLWRTLTYGKKQPFKQKPSA; the protein is encoded by the coding sequence ATGCGGATTTATGACTATAACCTGATGCTTGGCTCCTATGTCATGATTATGCCCATGATCCTCGGGATGTTTCTTCTCGGCATGTATGCAGCCAAACAGGACCTGCATAAACAGCTGACTGAGAAGTTGCCCCACATCAAAAAAATCTGGTGGATCACCCTGGTCCTTGGCTTACCGTTTAACGTTCTGCTTACACACGCATACTTCCATCAGGGCGGTGCGGATGTGGACGGCTTTATGCTGCTTTACTATACCGGCACGTCGATCGGCGGTCCGCTTCTTGCGATCTTCTACATCACGAGCATCGTGCTCCTCATGCAGCGCCCGGCGTGGAACAGGCGTCTTCAGCTCCTTGCCCCGACGGGGCGGATGGCGCTGACGAACTACCTGACGCATTCCGTCGTCATGACCGTTATCTTCTATAATTACGGGCTCGGCCTTTATGGAGAGATTGGTCCGGCTGTCTGGTGGCTCATGGCATTCGTGCTCTTTTCCATACAAATTTTCTTCAGCCGCTGGTGGATGAGCCGGTTCCGTTTCGGCCCTGCCGAATGGCTCTGGCGGACACTCACCTATGGAAAGAAACAGCCGTTCAAACAAAAACCAAGCGCTTAA
- a CDS encoding DUF418 domain-containing protein has protein sequence MLSNQPSPVSLNERTHELDVIRGFALFGILIANMPFFATPVSYVIMTDITLFTSTADRIAEWLIVFLASGKFFTMFSFLFGFGFVLFLTKAASRTDRPRTLFLRRLAFLLLIGLIHGYGIWYGDILVSYALTGVLLLAFYARKAKTILVWAILLLTVPATLFGLLGLLLLVMGRRHPGHPDQTSP, from the coding sequence ATGCTGTCTAATCAACCCTCACCTGTTTCGCTGAACGAACGCACCCACGAACTCGACGTCATCCGGGGCTTCGCCCTTTTCGGCATTCTCATTGCGAATATGCCGTTTTTCGCCACGCCCGTTTCCTATGTCATAATGACGGATATAACGCTGTTCACCTCAACTGCCGACCGGATTGCCGAATGGCTGATTGTCTTCTTGGCAAGCGGAAAATTCTTTACGATGTTTTCTTTCCTGTTCGGCTTCGGTTTTGTCCTGTTTTTGACCAAAGCCGCTTCACGAACCGATCGTCCCCGGACCCTGTTTCTTCGTCGTCTTGCCTTTCTCCTTCTGATTGGCCTGATTCACGGTTACGGCATCTGGTATGGGGATATTCTCGTTTCCTATGCGCTTACCGGTGTCCTTCTCCTCGCCTTCTATGCCCGGAAAGCAAAGACGATCCTCGTCTGGGCAATTCTGCTTCTGACGGTTCCGGCCACATTGTTCGGTCTCCTGGGACTACTGCTTTTGGTGATGGGGAGACGTCATCCCGGACACCCGGATCAAACGTCGCCATGA
- a CDS encoding GTP-binding protein: MTDTRIPVTVLSGYLGAGKTTLLNRLLQDPSLTNTAVIVNDMSEINIDALDVKNRSLYRTDDQLIEMSNGCICCTLREDLLEEVKKIADRGGIDYLLIESSGISEPVPVAQTFTMIDEEMGIDLSAVCRLDTMVTVVDCQRFWHDYQSGESLKSRQQEADDNDIRDVSDLLIDQIEFCDVLILNKTDAISEDALAKIRAVMTSLQPEATIIETSYGMIDPASVLDTKRFDFEKASLSAGWLKELEAEEHTPETEEYGISSFAYRRNRPFHSERLMAWGEEIPETVIRSKGIVWCATRHDLAVLYSQAGPSASLDPVSYWMAATSKENIAEYLSDEQNRKEWDPAYGDRKTEIVFIGQHLDREAIEAELDACLLTDEEMASDWTKMTDPFPW; this comes from the coding sequence ATGACCGACACCCGCATCCCCGTGACGGTCCTGAGCGGCTACCTTGGCGCCGGAAAAACGACGCTGTTAAACCGGCTCCTTCAGGACCCTTCTTTAACGAATACAGCAGTGATAGTCAATGATATGAGTGAAATCAACATCGATGCCCTGGATGTAAAAAACCGCTCCCTTTACAGAACGGACGATCAACTGATTGAAATGTCGAATGGCTGCATTTGCTGCACGCTTCGTGAAGACCTCCTTGAAGAAGTGAAGAAGATCGCTGATCGGGGCGGTATCGACTATTTACTGATCGAATCTAGCGGCATTTCCGAGCCTGTCCCTGTCGCACAGACGTTCACGATGATTGATGAAGAGATGGGCATTGACCTGTCTGCCGTCTGCCGTCTCGATACGATGGTCACTGTCGTCGACTGCCAGCGGTTTTGGCATGATTATCAGTCGGGAGAGTCCCTGAAATCCAGACAACAGGAAGCAGATGACAATGACATCCGCGACGTGAGTGATCTCCTGATCGATCAGATTGAATTTTGTGATGTACTCATCCTGAATAAGACAGACGCGATCTCTGAGGATGCCCTCGCAAAGATCCGGGCAGTGATGACGTCTCTTCAGCCTGAAGCCACAATCATTGAAACAAGCTATGGTATGATTGATCCGGCTTCCGTACTCGATACGAAACGCTTCGATTTCGAGAAAGCGAGCCTCTCCGCCGGCTGGCTGAAGGAACTTGAAGCAGAAGAACATACGCCCGAAACAGAAGAATACGGCATCTCTTCCTTTGCCTACCGCAGAAACCGGCCGTTTCATTCCGAGCGTCTGATGGCCTGGGGTGAAGAGATCCCCGAGACCGTCATCCGCTCAAAAGGGATTGTCTGGTGCGCAACCCGACATGATCTTGCCGTATTGTATTCCCAGGCGGGTCCCTCCGCTTCCCTTGATCCTGTCTCCTATTGGATGGCCGCCACGTCAAAAGAAAACATTGCAGAGTACCTGAGCGATGAACAGAACCGTAAGGAGTGGGATCCGGCCTACGGGGACCGCAAAACAGAGATCGTCTTTATCGGCCAGCATCTCGACCGTGAAGCCATCGAAGCCGAACTCGACGCCTGTCTTCTGACCGATGAAGAGATGGCCTCGGACTGGACGAAGATGACCGATCCGTTTCCCTGGTAA
- the rpsN gene encoding 30S ribosomal protein S14, whose amino-acid sequence MAKKSKVAKERKREELVARYAEKRKELKEKGDYIALSKLPRDSAPSRLTRRCKATGRPRGVLRKFELSRIKFRELAHKGQIPGVRKASW is encoded by the coding sequence ATGGCCAAAAAATCAAAAGTGGCAAAAGAACGGAAGCGGGAGGAACTCGTCGCCCGCTACGCAGAGAAACGAAAGGAACTGAAGGAAAAAGGCGACTACATCGCTCTGTCGAAGCTCCCGAGAGATTCAGCCCCGTCAAGACTGACGAGACGCTGCAAAGCAACGGGCAGGCCGCGGGGTGTGCTCCGAAAGTTTGAACTCTCCCGGATTAAATTCCGTGAGTTGGCACATAAAGGACAGATTCCGGGTGTCCGCAAAGCGAGCTGGTAA
- a CDS encoding FAD/NAD(P)-binding protein, translated as MEKRWVIAGGGIHGLAACVHLVRSGTARVEEIMVIDPEEDYLMSWERKAQRTGMTHLRSPSVHHLDQDPFSLQKYAHEQEMNRHLKGRYKRPSLALFGQHAEWLITSLGLRRAYRQDDVRGLLRKKGGGYTVRTAKGAVIRCGHVIVATGMLHRASWPEWAKKINRVSPGKVQHLLSSHDYDPAQVKPPVLVVGGGISASQTALLWSTVYPGEVTLLRRSSPDLSDFDSDPGWLGPKYMNRFVQEADPVKRHLMIQEARRTGSLPGFLHRELMRSQAEGRLTIRQGEVSSVCMKGGEMAYQCDVEDAGSCGSVILATGYEPGVPVPDWLESYSLRHGLPLSPNNTPLPDTNLMWDESLFLTGPLAELILGPTSRNIAGARKAASLIVAATKAEDPEEAVSV; from the coding sequence ATGGAGAAGCGGTGGGTCATCGCAGGCGGTGGTATTCACGGATTGGCGGCATGTGTTCATCTGGTCCGTTCAGGCACAGCGCGTGTGGAAGAGATTATGGTCATCGACCCTGAGGAGGACTATCTGATGAGCTGGGAACGAAAAGCGCAGCGTACTGGCATGACACATCTTCGTTCTCCTTCCGTGCACCATTTGGATCAGGATCCGTTCAGTCTGCAAAAATATGCCCACGAACAAGAGATGAACCGCCACCTGAAAGGACGTTACAAGCGCCCCTCCTTGGCGCTCTTCGGGCAGCACGCTGAATGGCTGATCACGTCACTGGGGCTTCGCCGTGCCTACCGACAGGACGACGTGCGTGGACTCCTGCGGAAGAAAGGAGGCGGCTACACGGTTCGCACTGCAAAGGGCGCCGTGATCCGCTGCGGGCATGTCATCGTGGCGACGGGGATGCTGCACCGGGCATCGTGGCCGGAATGGGCAAAGAAAATCAACCGCGTATCTCCCGGTAAGGTGCAACATCTTCTTTCGTCACACGACTATGATCCGGCACAGGTCAAGCCGCCCGTTCTCGTTGTCGGTGGTGGCATTTCCGCAAGTCAGACGGCGCTGCTTTGGAGCACCGTCTATCCCGGGGAAGTGACGCTTCTCAGGCGAAGCTCTCCTGACCTCTCAGACTTTGACAGTGATCCGGGATGGCTTGGTCCGAAATATATGAACCGCTTTGTTCAAGAGGCCGATCCGGTGAAACGGCACCTGATGATTCAGGAAGCGAGAAGGACGGGCTCTTTACCCGGCTTTTTGCACCGTGAGCTGATGCGTAGCCAGGCGGAAGGACGGCTCACGATCCGTCAGGGAGAGGTGTCGTCTGTCTGCATGAAAGGCGGTGAAATGGCCTATCAGTGCGACGTGGAAGATGCAGGTTCCTGCGGATCGGTCATCCTTGCGACTGGCTATGAACCCGGTGTGCCGGTTCCGGATTGGCTGGAGAGTTACAGTCTGCGCCACGGTCTGCCATTGTCCCCGAACAATACGCCGCTTCCGGACACGAATCTGATGTGGGATGAGAGTCTTTTTCTGACGGGCCCCCTTGCAGAACTGATCCTCGGCCCGACATCACGGAATATTGCGGGAGCCAGAAAAGCCGCCTCTTTGATCGTGGCGGCGACAAAAGCAGAAGATCCGGAAGAAGCCGTGTCCGTCTGA